A region from the Tigriopus californicus strain San Diego chromosome 9, Tcal_SD_v2.1, whole genome shotgun sequence genome encodes:
- the LOC131886249 gene encoding serine/threonine-protein kinase Tao-like (The sequence of the model RefSeq protein was modified relative to this genomic sequence to represent the inferred CDS: added 80 bases not found in genome assembly), producing the protein MPAPRPGSLRDPDVALLFESEDPDKLFDDLREIGHGSFGAVYYARNNITAEVVAIKKMSYGGKQSLEKWQDILKEIRFLRRLQHPNCISYQGCYLKENTVWLVMEYCLGSASDIIEVHKAPLLEEEISAICAGCLAGLSYLHCQSRIHRDIKAGNILLTDQGCIKLADFGSASIASPANSFVGTPYWMAPEVILAMDEGQYDGKVDVWSLGITCIELAERKPPYFNMNAMSALYHIAQNDSPTLSSPEWSDIFRHFVDSCLHKNANERPNSERLTQHQFVSRVKATHVLLDLIARTKNAVRDLDNLNYRKMRKILMIDNCDDQSTIGDDDVSVSDMNEEDNAGGSSKSNSVTSDHSLQSTGISAASSQGSSTNSLPVNPANNHHLHHHHLHHHHSQHASHHPHPSQHPPSSSSSSIRGTSDLAGSTGTYHNPLLHSEENSPIPLPSGFHRPQQQQMREAAAASGAQSKSSKVSQVNPRKMLSAAASLADEPTIDPKNFATIRTTSIVQRQQKEHLQEEMHEQMSGYKRMRRDHQAALARLEENCRQEMEKHKGMLDREYEQLLTQFSKDLEKLQLKHQEELSKKLKTNMATEKKLIKEISDEQTAEKKSFETQMRQEYKLKKERWKREMAEGNTPKRQREAVLSQHKDNYKEIDAAENQRLTRIQKDRLDEQVRKFRRRRLVIYHSTEQELLREELNKRQTQLENAHAMLMRHHVQTHELEVKQQKTVHNLREDHVRRQHQTEHGSQEEYMRRSQRELKKKHALEIKQQPKSLKQKEVMIRKQFRDTCKIQTRQYKALKTQVLLTTPKDEQKIIIRKLKEEQRRKMALLGEQYEQTIAEMLQKQSIRMDESQEREANELSERLQRELEILTAYQSKSKIAAENQRSRERAELEERVCVRKTLLEQKMEEETQQFLQERGERIRLLHERQAREVEQFDDESTRLGFSALCIADSSNLPGYGEEGSNPSSASNTLRGYSSPLSHSHSSSSFNQSGGGGSGGGGPRDYRHSMSTGSGNSSIGQGQGGGGGGGGFFSQQRTQL; encoded by the exons ATGCCCGCCCCCAG GCCGGGCAGTTTGCGGGACCCGGACGTGGCTTTGTTGTTCGAGAGCGAGGATCCCGACAAGTTGTTCGATGACCTCCGGGAAATTGGCCACGGCAGCTTCGGGGCCGTGTATTATGCCCGGAATAATATCACGGCCGAGGTGGTGGCCATTAAGAAGATGTCTTATGGCGGGAAGCAGAGCCTGGAGAAGTGGCAAGACATCCTCAAAGAGATCCGATTCCTCCGCCGACTCCAGCACCCCAACTGCATTAGCTATCAAGGCTGCTACTTGAAGGAAAACACCGTTTGG CTGGTCATGGAGTATTGCCTGGGCTCGGCCTCGGATATCATCGAGGTGCACAAGGCGCCCCTGTTGGAAGAGGAGATCTCGGCTATTTGCGCCGGCTGCTTGGCCGGCCTCTCCTACTTGCATTGTCAAAGTCGTATTCACCGTGATATTAAGGCCGGCAACATCCTGCTCACCGATCAAGGCTGCATCAAGTTGGCCGATTTCGGGTCGGCCTCCATTGCCAGTCCGGCCAATAGTTTTGTGGGCACGCCCTACTGGATGGCGCCGGAGGTGATACTCGCCATGGACGAAGGCCAGTACGACGGCAAGGTGGACGTTTGGTCTCTGGGGATTACGTGCATTGAGCTGGCCGAACGAAAACCGCCCTACTTCAACATGAATGCCATGAGCGCTCTCTACCACATAGCTCAGAATGACAGTCCGACCTTGTCGTCACCCGAATGGAGTGACATCTTCCGACATTTCGTGGACTCGTGTCTACACAAAAACGCCAATGAGCGACCCAATTCCGAAAGACTGACCCAG cATCAATTCGTGTCGCGCGTGAAGGCCACTCACGTGCTTTTGGACTTGATTGCGAGGACAAAGAATGCCGTGCGAGATTTGGACAACCTCAACTACCGAAAGATGAGAAAAATCCTTATGATCGACAACTGTGATGACCAAAGCACCATTGGAGATGACG ATGTCAGCGTGTCTGACATGAACGAGGAGGATAATGCGGGTGGAAGTAGCAAGAGTAATTCCGTGACCTCGGATCACAGTCTCCAATCGACGGGCATCAGTGCGGCATCTTCGCAAGGCTCTTCCACCAATAGTCTTCCAGTCAACCCCGCCAACAACCACcatctccaccaccaccatcttcatcatcatcattcacaACACGCCTCACACCATCCGCATCCCTCGCAACACCCACCCTCTTCATCATCTAGTAGCATCCGTGGCACGAGCGACCTGGCTGGATCCACGGGCACGTATCACAATCCGCTTCTTCATTCCGAGGAAAATAGTCCCATTCCCTTGCCTTCAGGCTTCCATCGACCGCAGCAGCAGCAAATGCGGGAAGCCGCTGCCGCATCAGGTGCTCAGTCAAAGTCCTCGAAAGTCTCCCAA GTCAATCCGAGAAAAATGCTCTCAGCCGCGGCCAGTTTGGCGGATGAGCCCACGATCGATCCGAAGAACTTTGCCACCATTCGGACGACATCCATCGTTCAAAGGCAACAGAAAGAGCATCTTCAGGAAGAGATGCACGAACAGATGTCGGGCTACAAACGGATGCGGCGAGATCATCAAGCCGCATTGGCCCGTCTCGAGGAGAATTGCCGCCAAGAGATGGAGAAACACAAAGGCATGCTCGACCGCGAGTACGAACAATTACTCACTCAATTCAGCAAAGATCTCGAGAAGCTTCAGCTGAAGCACCAAGAGGAGCTCTCCAAAAAG CTCAAGACGAATATGGCCACGGAGAAAAAGCTCATTAAGGAGATTTCAGACGAGCAAACGGCCGAAAAGAAGTCCTTCGAGACCCAGATGAGACAGGAGTACAAGCTCAAGAAAGAGCGGTGGAAGCGGGAAATGGCCGAGGGCAACACTCCCAAACGTCAGAGAGAAGCCGTGCTCTCTCAACACAAGGACAACTACAAAGAGATCGACGCTGCCGAGAACCAACGCCTCACCCGCATCCAAAAGGATCGCTTGGATGAGCAAGTCCGCAAATTCCGGAGGCGACGTCTCGTCATCTATCACAGCACCGAGCAAGAACTGCTTCGCGAG GAGCTAAACAAGCGTCAGACCCAGTTGGAAAACGCCCATGCCATGTTAATGCGCCACCACGTCCAGACTCACGAACTCGAGGTGAAGCAACAAAAGACCGTGCATAACCTGCGTGAGGATCACGTGCGGCGCCAGCATCAGACCGAGCACGGCAGTCAAGAGGAGTACATGCGGCGCTCACAGCGGGAGCTCAAGAAGAAACATGCTTTGGAGATCAAGCAACAGCCCAAGAGCCTCAAGCAGAAGGAGGTGATGATCCGCAAACAATTCCGGGACACGTGCAAGATACAGACGCGCCAATACAAGGCGCTCAAGACCCAAGTGCTTCTGACAACGCCCAAGGACGAGCAGAAGATCATCATCCGCAAGTTGA ATCCGGATGGACGAATCCCAAGAGCGCGAAGCCAACGAATTGTCCGAGCGTCTCCAACGTGAACTTGAGATTCTGACCGCGTATCAGAGTAAGAGTAAAATCGCGGCCGAAAATCAGAGATCCCGCGAGCGAGCCGAGCTCGAGGAACGTGTCTGTGTTCGTAAGACCCTTTTGGAGCAAAAGATGGAAGAGGAAACGCAACAATTCCTCCAAGAACGCGGGGAACGCATCCGATTACTCCACGAGCGACAAGCAAGAGAGGTTGAGCAATTTGACGACGAGTCGACCAGACTCGGATTCAG CGCATTATGCATAGCGGATTCTTCCAATCTGCCCGGCTACGGCGAGGAAGGATCAAACCCTTCCTCCGCCTCCAATACGTTAAGGGGCTACTCCTCGCCTCTGTCCCACAGTCATAGTTCTTCCTCGTTCAATCAATCCGGAGGAGGGGGAAGTGGAGGCGGTGGTCCCCGGGACTATCGTCATTCCATGTCCACTGGATCCGGAAACTCCTCCATCGGACAAGGTCAAGGTGGCGGAGGGGGAGGCGGCGGGTTCTTCAGTCAACAACGCACTCAGCTCTAA